A stretch of the Pseudomonadota bacterium genome encodes the following:
- the rpsC gene encoding 30S ribosomal protein S3, which produces MGQKTHPHGFRLGVIKSWTSKWYEDKQYARWLHEDLRLRKAIKRKFSHAGIASIETERAASKVKVVISTSRPGIIIGKRGAGVEQLKGELQAHTQNELFIDIQEVRKAETNAQLVAENITTQLERRVAFRRAMKKAVSTAMKFGAKGIRVHAGGRLGGAEIARKESYREGRVPLHTLRADIEFGVATAHTPQGTVGIKVWLFKGEVLRHRARRFQQAQPAR; this is translated from the coding sequence GTGGGACAGAAGACACACCCGCATGGTTTCAGGCTGGGGGTTATCAAGAGCTGGACCTCGAAGTGGTACGAGGACAAGCAGTACGCCCGCTGGCTGCACGAGGACTTGCGTCTTCGAAAGGCCATCAAGCGGAAGTTCTCGCATGCAGGCATTGCTTCGATCGAGACGGAGCGCGCTGCCAGTAAGGTCAAGGTGGTCATCTCGACCTCACGTCCGGGGATCATCATCGGGAAACGCGGTGCCGGGGTCGAGCAGCTCAAGGGGGAGCTGCAGGCGCACACGCAAAACGAGCTCTTTATCGACATCCAGGAGGTGCGAAAAGCGGAAACCAACGCACAGCTGGTTGCCGAGAACATCACGACTCAGCTCGAACGGCGAGTGGCCTTCCGGCGCGCGATGAAGAAGGCCGTATCGACGGCCATGAAATTCGGAGCCAAGGGCATCCGTGTGCACGCTGGAGGACGCCTGGGAGGTGCCGAGATCGCACGCAAGGAAAGCTACCGCGAAGGTCGTGTGCCCCTTCACACACTGCGCGCGGACATCGAGTTTGGCGTGGCCACCGCGCACACTCCCCAGGGCACCGTCGGGATCAAGGTCTGGTTGTTCAAGGGCGAAGTGCTCCGGCACAGAGCACGCAGATTCCAGCAGGCTCAGCCTGCACGTTGA
- the rplP gene encoding 50S ribosomal protein L16 — MLSPKRTKYRKQQKGKTRGLAYRGSDVSFGDYGLQCLGRGHLTARQIEAARMAVQRKVKRAGKLYIRVFPDKPLSKKPLETRMGKGKGNPEFWVAVVKPGRMLYEIEGVPEELAREAFRIAGHKLGVETRFCRRSDQL; from the coding sequence ATGCTGTCGCCGAAACGCACCAAATACCGCAAGCAGCAAAAGGGCAAGACCAGGGGCCTGGCCTATCGTGGCAGCGACGTGTCCTTTGGCGATTACGGTTTGCAGTGCCTCGGCCGGGGTCACCTCACGGCGCGACAGATCGAGGCTGCTCGCATGGCGGTGCAGCGTAAAGTCAAACGCGCTGGCAAGCTATACATTCGAGTTTTTCCCGATAAGCCCCTGAGCAAGAAGCCGCTCGAGACGCGCATGGGCAAGGGCAAGGGCAACCCCGAGTTTTGGGTGGCCGTCGTGAAGCCTGGACGCATGCTGTACGAAATCGAGGGCGTGCCCGAGGAGCTCGCGCGCGAGGCGTTTCGGATCGCTGGACACAAGCTTGGGGTCGAGACTCGGTTTTGCCGCCGGAGCGATCAGCTATGA